A portion of the Campylobacter showae CSUNSWCD genome contains these proteins:
- the proB gene encoding glutamate 5-kinase, whose protein sequence is MDRKELLGGVKRIVVKVGTSTLANADGSLNEDKIKQIVANLSELNENAEVVFVTSGAVGAGMGQMKLAHKPKSIVEKQALAAIGQVSLIHLYQILFWAHGKTIAQLLLTKDDFSDRRRYLNMRSVLRSLLAKKIIPVINENDPVVGEGIKGVKVGDNDTLSALVAGLIEADLLVILTDIDGLYDKNPSVFADAKFINLVENLDDGIKAAAGAEGSKFGTGGMRTKITAAEMSTKNGTHLIIANGADPRNIVRAAQGSEVGTLFLAGKNRINSRKYWLAYSAADNGSVAIDAGAAKALKEGKSLLAVGIREVVGEFERGETLAIKDASGRTLARGITNYSSAELALIKGRKSEEIEAALGYKYEDEALHIDNIALI, encoded by the coding sequence ATGGACAGAAAAGAGCTTCTAGGCGGCGTAAAGCGCATCGTCGTAAAAGTCGGCACCTCAACGCTGGCAAACGCGGACGGCTCGCTAAATGAGGATAAAATCAAGCAAATCGTGGCAAATTTAAGCGAGCTAAATGAAAACGCCGAAGTAGTCTTCGTAACCTCGGGCGCCGTGGGTGCGGGCATGGGGCAGATGAAGCTCGCGCACAAGCCAAAATCCATCGTCGAAAAGCAAGCTCTTGCAGCCATCGGGCAGGTTTCGCTCATCCATCTTTATCAAATTTTATTTTGGGCGCACGGCAAAACGATCGCGCAACTGCTGCTGACCAAAGACGACTTTAGCGACCGCCGCCGCTACCTAAATATGCGCAGCGTCCTACGCTCCCTGCTCGCTAAAAAAATCATCCCCGTCATCAACGAAAACGATCCCGTCGTGGGCGAGGGCATCAAGGGTGTGAAAGTGGGCGACAACGACACGCTAAGCGCGCTGGTTGCGGGACTAATCGAGGCTGATTTGTTAGTAATTTTGACCGATATCGACGGGCTGTATGACAAAAATCCAAGCGTTTTTGCAGACGCTAAATTTATAAATTTGGTCGAAAATTTAGATGACGGCATCAAGGCGGCTGCGGGCGCAGAGGGCAGTAAATTTGGCACCGGCGGCATGCGCACTAAAATCACCGCCGCCGAGATGTCGACCAAAAACGGCACGCACCTCATCATTGCAAACGGCGCCGACCCGCGAAACATCGTGCGAGCAGCGCAGGGCAGCGAGGTCGGGACGCTATTTTTGGCGGGCAAAAACAGGATAAATTCGCGTAAATACTGGCTTGCTTACTCAGCCGCAGATAACGGCTCCGTCGCTATCGACGCGGGCGCGGCAAAGGCACTAAAAGAGGGCAAAAGCCTGCTAGCAGTCGGCATCCGCGAGGTCGTGGGCGAGTTTGAGCGCGGTGAAACGCTCGCTATCAAAGACGCAAGCGGCCGGACGCTGGCTCGCGGCATAACAAACTACTCATCGGCTGAGCTAGCCCTCATAAAAGGGCGCAAGAGCGAGGAGATCGAGGCGGCTCTAGGCTACAAATACGAGGACGAGGCGCTGCATATCGACAACATCGCGCTGATTTAG
- a CDS encoding iron chelate uptake ABC transporter family permease subunit, which translates to MFLQLGGEFSIKDIRGTMAKIASALERVDTLARTVAMAEIPVGIITSLVGAPFLIALLRSKAKELLK; encoded by the coding sequence ATGTTTTTACAACTAGGCGGAGAGTTTAGTATCAAAGATATACGCGGCACAATGGCCAAGATCGCCTCTGCGCTTGAACGAGTCGACACGCTCGCGCGCACGGTAGCGATGGCGGAGATTCCCGTGGGCATCATAACCTCTTTGGTGGGCGCGCCCTTTCTCATCGCGCTTTTAAGAAGCAAGGCAAAGGAGCTGCTAAAATGA